A single Patagioenas fasciata isolate bPatFas1 chromosome 16, bPatFas1.hap1, whole genome shotgun sequence DNA region contains:
- the LOC139829192 gene encoding glutamine-rich protein 2-like: MQLQKDYEKFSSALANLQQDGQQEQKDIKKADKAALADKVSRSQFEACEERLNKAMEEVTSRVTGQEESWHRFQKELQRQMDCKLDRRELGAFREQQEERWKSLSGQLQKALQPERHEYV; this comes from the exons atgcagctccaaaaggactatgagaagttcagctcggcccttgcaaacctccagcaggatggccagcaggagcagaaggacatcaag aaagcagacaaagccgccctggctgacaaagtcagtcgcagccagtttgaggcgtgcgaggagcggctgaacaaggcgatggaggaggtgacgagccgggtgacgggccaggaggagagctggcaccggttccagaaagagctgcagagacagatggactgcaag ctggaccgccgggagctgggggcgttccgggagcagcaggaggagcggtggaagagcctcagcgggcagctccagaaggcgctgcagccagagc gtcatgaatatgtatag
- the LOC139829193 gene encoding glutamine-rich protein 2-like → MEEVTSRVTGQEESWHRFQKELQRQMDCKLDRRELGAFREQQEERWKSLSGQLQKALQPERDDAAGIRKQLLPGFHCLSCDRPLHMLAPGP, encoded by the exons atggaggaggtgacgagtcgggtgacgggccaggaggagagctggcaccggttccagaaagagctgcagagacagatggactgcaag ctggaccgccgggagctgggggcgttccgggagcagcaggaggagcggtggaagagcctcagcgggcagctccagaaggcgctgcagccagagcgtgacgatgccgctgggattaggaa gcagctgctgcctggtttccattgcctgtcctgcgaccggcccctccacatgctggcgcctggaccatga